A stretch of the Cucurbita pepo subsp. pepo cultivar mu-cu-16 chromosome LG16, ASM280686v2, whole genome shotgun sequence genome encodes the following:
- the LOC111777197 gene encoding probable vacuolar amino acid transporter YPQ3 → MKGGYCVKEQKACVGWVETYFKDCLCNLRDDMSFGFGVVSLLCWGLAEIPQIVTNFRTKSSHGVSILFLLTWVAGDAFNLLGCLLEPATLPTQLYTALLYTVNTIVLVLQSVYYDYVTRRRSDRKTKSHQTAAEEENTPLKGSKGVSYAGIPIPKASPKATPRREFYFTSARSLAGSDTPPFRAFLRLPKSEPSALGNDSSSSDDESESGAVSSNSTFTQPRPIPRSVGYGTFLAASANLPFQSKGFSDGFRGRKLLQEHATHSGFGQFLGWLMAAIYMGGRLPQIWLNIKRGSVEGLNPLMFVFALVANATYVASIVVRSTEWDKIKANMPWLLDAVVCVVLDLFIIVQYIYYRSFRRKKQSGGREYEEATKHATL, encoded by the exons atgaaggGTGGGTATTGTGTGAAGGAGCAGAAGGCATGTGTGGGATGGGTTGAAACGTATTTCAAGGACTGTCTTTGCAATCTGAGAGACGACATGTCGTTCGGGTTCGGCGTTGTAAGTCTCCTCTGTTGGGGCCTCGCTGAGATTCCTCAAATCGTCACCAATTTCCGCACCAAGTCCAGCCATGGCGTCTCTATCCTCTTCCTCCTCACTTGGGTCGCCGG CGATGCGTTTAATCTGCTGGGCTGCCTTCTGGAACCCGCCACT cTCCCCACTCAGCTCTACACAGCGCTG CTTTACACAGTGAATACGATAGTATTGGTTCTGCAAAGCGTTTATTATGATTACGTCACTAGAAGGCGCAGCGACCGCAAGACCAAATCTCACCAAACG GCGGCGGAAGAGGAAAACACGCCGTTAAAAGGCAGTAAAGGCGTTAGCTACGCTGGAATTCCAATTCCCAAAGCTTCCCCGAAGGCCACTCCACGCCGGGAATTCTACTTCACGTCAGCTCGGTCGTTGGCCGGAAGCGATACGCCGCCGTTTCGGGCGTTTCTCCGGTTACCGAAAAGTGAACCCTCCGCCCTCGGGAACGACAGCTCATCTTCGGACGATGAATCCGAAAGTGGCGCCGTGTCGTCCAACTCAACTTTTACCCAGCCGAGGCCCATTCCTCGATCG GTTGGTTATGGCACGTTTTTGGCAGCTTCAGCAAATTTGCCTTTCCAAAGCAAAGGCTTCTCAGATGGATTTAGAGGAAGGAAGCTTTTACAA GAACATGCAACCCATAGCGGGTTTGGGCAATTCTTGGGTTGGCTTATGGCTGCTATTTACATGGGTGGTAGACTCCCTCAGATTTGGTTAAAT ATCAAAAGAGGAAGTGTGGAGGGGCTGAATCCCCTCATGTTCGTGTTTGCGTTGGTTGCCAATGCCACTTATGTAGCAAG TATTGTCGTGAGAAGTACGGAATGGGATAAAATCAAAGCTAACATGCCGTGGCTGCTCGATGCCGTTGTTTGCGTCGTCCTCGACTTATTC ATAATTGTGCAGTATATATATTACAGAAGTTTTAGAAGGAAGAAGCAAAGTGGAGGAAGAGAGTATGAAGAAGCAACAAAGCATGCAACCTTGTGA